The Citrifermentans bemidjiense Bem genome window below encodes:
- the rpmG gene encoding 50S ribosomal protein L33 produces MPRDIITLGCTECKQRNYTTTKNKKNTPQKLEFNKYCRFCQKHTLHKETK; encoded by the coding sequence ATGCCTAGAGACATCATCACCCTTGGTTGCACCGAGTGCAAACAGCGTAACTATACGACCACCAAGAACAAGAAAAATACGCCTCAGAAACTGGAGTTCAACAAGTACTGCCGTTTCTGCCAGAAGCACACTCTGCACAAAGAAACCAAATAG
- the secE gene encoding preprotein translocase subunit SecE, whose protein sequence is MLAKAKTFFEDVQAELAKVTWPTRKETISTAQVVVVIIVIISLYLGACDAVLTKLIRSILR, encoded by the coding sequence GTGCTCGCTAAAGCCAAGACTTTTTTTGAGGACGTACAGGCGGAACTCGCCAAGGTGACTTGGCCGACCCGCAAGGAGACCATCTCTACAGCTCAGGTAGTCGTCGTCATCATCGTGATCATCTCTCTGTATCTTGGCGCCTGCGACGCGGTCCTTACTAAGCTCATCAGGTCGATACTTCGCTAG
- the nusG gene encoding transcription termination/antitermination protein NusG translates to MAHKWYGVHTYSGFENKVRLSLAERIKNLEMEEFFGEILIPCETVVELKKGEKKTSSRKFFPGYILVNMELNDDTWHVVKETAKVTGFVGGNNPFPIPDDEVAKITKRMEEGAEKPRPKVLFEVGETVRVIDGPFLNFSGVVEDVKPDKGKLKVMVSIFGRATPVELEFMQVEKQ, encoded by the coding sequence ATGGCACATAAATGGTACGGCGTACACACCTACTCCGGATTCGAGAACAAGGTGCGCCTCTCGCTTGCCGAGCGCATCAAGAACCTCGAGATGGAGGAGTTCTTCGGCGAGATCCTGATCCCGTGCGAAACCGTCGTCGAACTGAAAAAGGGTGAGAAGAAGACTTCGTCCAGGAAGTTCTTCCCCGGCTACATCCTGGTTAACATGGAATTGAACGACGACACCTGGCACGTGGTCAAAGAGACCGCTAAAGTGACCGGGTTCGTCGGAGGCAACAACCCCTTCCCGATCCCGGACGACGAAGTTGCCAAGATCACGAAGAGGATGGAGGAGGGCGCCGAGAAGCCCCGTCCCAAGGTTCTCTTCGAGGTGGGCGAGACGGTGCGGGTCATCGACGGTCCTTTCCTCAACTTCTCCGGCGTAGTCGAGGACGTGAAACCCGACAAGGGGAAACTCAAGGTCATGGTCAGCATCTTCGGGCGCGCCACCCCGGTCGAGCTCGAGTTCATGCAGGTAGAAAAGCAGTAG
- the rplK gene encoding 50S ribosomal protein L11, producing the protein MAKKITGYIKLQVPAGKANPSPPIGPALGQHGVNIMEFCKAFNAKTQADEGTITPVVITVYADRSFTFITKTPPAPVLIKKALGLQSGSAVPNKTKVGKLTKDQVREIATKKMPDLNAASLEAAMKTIEGTARSMGVEIV; encoded by the coding sequence ATGGCGAAAAAAATTACCGGTTATATAAAGCTGCAGGTACCCGCAGGAAAGGCTAACCCCTCTCCCCCGATCGGTCCCGCACTCGGTCAGCACGGCGTCAACATCATGGAGTTCTGCAAGGCATTCAACGCGAAGACCCAGGCGGACGAGGGTACCATCACCCCGGTCGTCATCACCGTCTACGCCGACAGGTCCTTCACCTTCATCACCAAGACCCCGCCGGCTCCGGTTCTCATCAAGAAGGCTCTCGGCCTCCAGAGCGGCTCCGCGGTCCCCAACAAGACCAAGGTCGGCAAGCTCACCAAGGACCAGGTTCGCGAGATCGCTACCAAGAAGATGCCCGACCTCAACGCAGCTAGCCTTGAGGCTGCCATGAAGACCATCGAAGGCACCGCGCGCAGCATGGGCGTTGAAATAGTTTAA
- the rplA gene encoding 50S ribosomal protein L1, with the protein MSMSKKLKEARAKVDRTKTYPLADGIELVKGAAFAKFDETVDLVVKLGVDPRHADQMVRGAVVLPNGLGKDVRVLVFAKGEKEKEAREAGADYVGADDLVAKIQGGWFEFDTAIATPDMMGVVGKIGKLLGPRGLMPNPKVGTVTFDLARAIKESKSGKVEFRVEKAGIVHAPVGKVSFAADTLKQNVVALVEALQKAKPAAAKGTYMKKVSVSSTMGPGVNIDLADISAILK; encoded by the coding sequence ATGTCTATGTCAAAGAAGCTTAAAGAGGCTCGCGCCAAGGTCGACAGGACCAAAACCTATCCCCTCGCGGACGGCATTGAGCTGGTCAAGGGCGCTGCATTCGCCAAGTTCGACGAGACCGTCGACCTCGTGGTGAAGCTGGGCGTCGATCCCCGTCACGCCGACCAGATGGTTCGTGGCGCCGTGGTGCTCCCGAACGGCCTGGGCAAGGACGTACGCGTCCTGGTGTTCGCCAAGGGCGAGAAGGAGAAGGAGGCCCGCGAGGCCGGTGCCGATTACGTTGGCGCCGATGACCTGGTCGCCAAGATCCAGGGCGGCTGGTTCGAGTTCGACACCGCCATCGCTACCCCGGACATGATGGGTGTGGTCGGCAAGATCGGTAAGCTCCTCGGTCCCCGCGGCCTGATGCCGAACCCGAAGGTCGGTACCGTGACCTTCGACCTGGCCCGCGCCATCAAGGAATCCAAGTCCGGTAAGGTCGAGTTCCGCGTCGAGAAAGCCGGTATCGTCCACGCCCCGGTAGGGAAGGTCTCCTTCGCCGCCGACACCCTGAAGCAGAACGTGGTCGCCCTGGTGGAAGCCCTCCAGAAGGCTAAGCCGGCTGCCGCCAAGGGTACCTATATGAAGAAGGTCTCCGTATCTTCCACCATGGGCCCCGGCGTCAACATCGATCTCGCTGACATCAGCGCGATCTTGAAATAA
- the rplJ gene encoding 50S ribosomal protein L10: protein MNKENKQELVAEMHDKLQRAQAVFLADFRGMNVGQATELRNELRKANAEYKVVKNTLLEIASKGTDKEGLNPYYAGPTAIALCYDDPVAAAKVLSRFNKENTNPFTLKAGVLTGKTINVADIQALADLPSREVLIAKMLGSMQAPASNFVRVLAAVPGGFVRALDAIRAQKEA from the coding sequence TTGAATAAGGAAAACAAACAAGAACTTGTTGCCGAGATGCACGACAAGCTCCAGAGGGCCCAGGCGGTCTTTCTCGCGGATTTCCGCGGGATGAACGTCGGCCAAGCCACTGAGCTCAGAAACGAGCTCAGGAAAGCGAACGCCGAGTACAAGGTCGTCAAGAACACCCTGCTCGAGATCGCTTCCAAAGGGACCGACAAGGAAGGGCTCAACCCCTACTACGCCGGCCCTACGGCTATCGCTCTTTGCTACGACGATCCCGTCGCAGCGGCCAAGGTGCTGTCCCGCTTCAACAAGGAAAACACCAACCCGTTTACCTTGAAAGCCGGCGTGCTCACCGGCAAGACCATCAACGTGGCTGACATCCAGGCTCTCGCAGACCTGCCGAGCCGTGAAGTGCTTATCGCCAAGATGCTGGGCAGCATGCAGGCACCGGCAAGCAACTTCGTACGCGTTCTGGCAGCAGTCCCGGGCGGCTTTGTACGCGCGCTGGACGCGATCCGCGCACAGAAAGAAGCCTAG
- the rplL gene encoding 50S ribosomal protein L7/L12: MAITKEEVISFIENMSVLELANLVKELEEKFGVSAAAPVAVAAAGPAAGPAESAEEKTEFDVILKAAGANKIAVIKVVRGLTSLGLKEAKDLVDGAPQPVKTGISKEEAADAQKQLVEAGAEVEVK, from the coding sequence ATGGCTATCACCAAAGAAGAAGTAATCAGCTTCATCGAAAACATGTCCGTCCTCGAACTTGCTAACCTCGTGAAAGAGCTCGAGGAGAAGTTCGGCGTTTCCGCAGCAGCTCCGGTTGCTGTCGCTGCTGCAGGCCCGGCTGCCGGCCCGGCTGAGTCCGCTGAAGAGAAGACCGAGTTCGACGTCATCCTGAAGGCCGCTGGCGCCAACAAGATCGCAGTCATCAAGGTCGTCCGCGGCCTGACCTCCCTGGGCCTGAAAGAAGCCAAGGACCTGGTCGACGGCGCACCGCAGCCGGTCAAGACTGGCATCTCCAAAGAAGAAGCTGCCGACGCACAGAAGCAGCTGGTCGAGGCAGGCGCAGAAGTGGAAGTGAAATAA